One Manduca sexta isolate Smith_Timp_Sample1 chromosome 28, JHU_Msex_v1.0, whole genome shotgun sequence DNA window includes the following coding sequences:
- the LOC115451896 gene encoding LOW QUALITY PROTEIN: nitric oxide-associated protein 1 (The sequence of the model RefSeq protein was modified relative to this genomic sequence to represent the inferred CDS: deleted 1 base in 1 codon), translating into MLHSLSTVLRLCRKNNICNYVIINRLCTTNAVRNEEKPDKNKDFKYLLQQYKDKISFNSYLEHEKLELGHFKYYVKTIKRAKQVQVREYKEKCLPPLPVALQYYVDKDRLLKEENEAPVTEPERDYQLPYANATKVKYDDNADALPENLKSIKKTDSTEFDRSNINKWMTNYEHFDDSMLMSEEEVQDTIQWQKCYGTPDPSARVTSVPCGGCGALLHCSDPAIPGYLPSEILKNSSMTDLKLVECQRCHFLKEYNIALDVSVQPEEYEKLLQSIRYVKSLVLVMVDLLDFPCSIWPGIIDIVGTERPIIIVANKVDLIPGDSIGYLKRIKESLMAEINKTKLGEANIKYVALISAKTGYGVENLISAMFKMWLYKGDVFLVGTTNVGKSSLFNALLQSDYCKVHAVDIVKRATVSRWPGTTLNLLKFPINRPSGWKIHQRAQRLESEAKLMQTEKQIRREQLVGKVPTEAPALIGHIGRTFNISGDMPGSDGLIDKTSMILDEKNELFANSKWLYDTPGVIHPDQVLSLLSTEELLLTIPKKLIRPQTYYLHEGSTIFIGGLARIDFVEGEAPCRFTIFCSESLPITVTQTQDADEVYEKFLGTELFAVPTGGAERLKNWPGLKEFDTLLEFQGEGPKWCCGDIVLSSISWVSVTAKMRSACKIRAWTPEGRGIYRRYPSLLPYSVNLKGKRLRDTPAYMVGRVFSEDE; encoded by the exons ATGTTGCATTCTTTGTCTACAGTTTTGAGGTTATGtcggaaaaataatatttgcaattatgttataattaaccGACTCTGCACAACGAATGCTGTTCGAAATGAAGAGAAACCGGACAAAAATAAggattttaagtatttattgcaACAATATAAGGATAAAATCTCATTCAACTCATACTTAGAACATGAGAAATTGGAATTAggtcatttcaaatattacgtGAAAACGATAAAAAGAGCGAAGCAAGTGCAAGTGAGGGAGTATAAAGAAAAGTGTTTGCCCCCTCTGCCTGTCGCTTTGCAGTATTACGTCGACAAAGACAGGTTGTTGAAGGAGGAAAATGAGGCACCAGTTACAGAGCCCGAGCGTGATTACCAGTTGCCTTACGCAAACGCAACCAAGGTTAAATATGACGACAACGCCGACGCTTTGCCAGAAAATCTGAAATCTATTAAGAAAACGGATTCCACAGAATTCGATAGATCTAACATAAACAAGTGGATGACCAATTATGAACACTTTGATGATAGCATGTTAATGTCTGAGGAGGAAGTGCAAGACACTATCCAGTGGCAAAAATGTTATGGCACCCCTGACCCCTCCGCTAGGGTAACATCTGTGCCATGCGGTGGGTGTGGTGCTCTCCTGCACTGTAGTGATCCAGCGATACCTGGTTATTTGCCAAGTGAGATACTTAAGAACAGTAGTATGACAGACTTAAAGTTGGTGGAGTGTCAGCGATGCCATTTCCTCAAAGAATACAATATTGCACTGGATGTGAGTGTACAACCTGAGGAGTATGAGAAGCTACTACAATCTATCAG ATATGTGAAATCATTGGTGTTGGTCATGGTTGACTTGTTAGACTTCCCATGCTCAATATGGCCCGGAATTATAGATATTGTCGGCACTGAACGACCCATCATTATTGTTGCAaataag GTGGATTTAATTCCAGGTGACAGTATAGGATACCTAAAAAGAATCAAAGAATCCCTTATGgcagaaataaataagacaaaacTAGGAGAAGCCAATATCAAATATGTCGCCCTAATTTCTGCCAAAACTGGATATGGTGTTGAAAACCTTATATCAGCCATGTTCAAGATGTGGCTTTACAAGGGTGATGTATTCCTTGTGGGGACTACAAATGTGGGTAAGAGCTCGTTGTTCAATGCTCTTCTGCAGTCAGACTACTGTAAAGTGCATGCTGTAGACATTGTCAAAAGAGCAACAGTAAGTCGTTGGCCAGGTACCACTCTTAACCTCCTCAAATTCCCCATCAATAGACCCTCAGGCTGGAAGATACACCAGAGGGCGCAAAGACTAGAATCCGAGGCTAAACTCATGCAGACTGAAAAGCAAATACGTAGAGAACAACTCGTAGGAAAAGTGCCAACAGAAGCGCCCGCCCTGATCGGACACATCGGTCGCACGTTCAACATATCGGGGGATATGCCGGGGAGTGACGGCTTAATCGATAAGACGAGTATGATTTTGGACGAA AAAAACGAGCTATTTGCTAATAGCAAGTGGCTGTATGACACCCCTGGAGTCATACACCCCGATCAAGTGCTATCACTTTTGAGTACAGAAGAATTGCTTCTGACTATCCCCAAGAAGCTCATCAGACctcaaacttattatttgcatGAGGGATCTACTATATTCATTGGTGGTCTTGCACGCATTGACTTCGTCGAAGGAGAAGCGCCATGCCGTTTCACGATATTCTGTTCAGAGAGTTTGCCCATCACAGTCACACAGACACAGGACGCTGATGAAGTATACGAAAAGTTCTTAGGGACTGAGCTATTCGCGGTGCCTACTGGGGGGGCTGAGAGACTCAAAAACTGGCCAGGGTTGAAGGAATTCGATACATTACTCGAGTTCCAAGGGGAGGGACCTAAATGGTGTTGTGGAGACATAGTTCTGTCATCTATATCCTGGGTTTCGGTGACCGCAAAGATGCGATCGGCGTGTAAGATCCGAGCCTGGACGCCAGAGGGGAGAGGGATATACCGACGTTACCCATCGCTACTGCCGTATTCTGTTAACTTAAAGGGCAAGCGATTGCGCGACACACCCGCTTATATGGTGGGCAGAGTATTCTCTGAGGATGAATAG